The proteins below are encoded in one region of Natrinema amylolyticum:
- a CDS encoding AGE family epimerase/isomerase → MPDAATLTDEYLSSLERTLTDNVLDFWFPRSIDDEHGGFITSYDEYGEFAGNDDKQVVTQARMVWLTARLARDGYGDEYREIADHGFAFLIDEMWDETHGGFVWEVRRDGTTTKPNKHLYGQSFGLYALSEYYRATGDGEAADYAHELVDLMDEYAKDDEHGGYVEYFTPDWEPITEGQTYLENIEPDWSPKESGDSVLDPTLKLMNTHLHLMEAFTTYYEAFGTDRGRERLHKLLDILTNTVYRKKRGFCTDKYDPDWSPKLDDEAFQVVSYGHDLETVWLAMEAADALGHSRDLYREYFETLWDYSLEYGYDEEHGGFYFYGGFDEPASFRVKAWWVQAECMTSALRTYECTGDDRYLDVFADTWDFLDEHQIDREHGEWHSGVDDDLEPVGRKGAVYKAAYHNGRALLECIAALKRL, encoded by the coding sequence ATGCCAGACGCAGCCACTCTTACGGACGAGTATCTCTCGTCGCTCGAGCGAACGCTGACGGACAACGTCCTCGATTTCTGGTTTCCCCGCAGCATTGACGACGAACACGGGGGGTTCATCACCAGTTACGACGAGTACGGCGAGTTTGCGGGTAACGACGACAAGCAGGTCGTCACGCAGGCGCGCATGGTCTGGCTGACGGCGCGGCTCGCTCGCGACGGGTACGGCGACGAGTACCGCGAGATTGCCGACCACGGGTTCGCGTTTCTGATCGACGAGATGTGGGACGAAACCCACGGCGGCTTCGTGTGGGAAGTCCGGCGCGACGGTACCACGACTAAACCCAACAAACACCTGTACGGACAGTCGTTCGGTCTCTACGCGCTCTCCGAGTACTACCGCGCGACCGGGGACGGCGAGGCGGCCGACTACGCCCACGAACTCGTCGACCTGATGGACGAATACGCCAAAGACGACGAGCACGGGGGGTACGTCGAGTACTTCACGCCTGACTGGGAACCGATCACGGAGGGACAGACGTACCTCGAGAACATCGAGCCGGACTGGTCACCGAAGGAGTCGGGCGACAGCGTCCTCGATCCGACGCTGAAGCTGATGAACACACATCTCCACCTCATGGAGGCGTTCACGACCTACTACGAGGCGTTCGGCACCGATCGCGGACGGGAGCGCCTCCACAAGCTACTGGACATCCTCACCAATACGGTCTACCGGAAGAAGCGCGGCTTCTGTACGGACAAGTACGATCCCGACTGGTCGCCGAAGCTCGACGATGAAGCGTTCCAGGTCGTTTCCTACGGGCACGACCTGGAGACCGTCTGGCTCGCTATGGAGGCCGCCGATGCGCTCGGCCACTCGCGGGATCTGTACCGCGAATACTTCGAGACGCTCTGGGACTACTCGCTCGAATACGGATACGACGAGGAGCACGGCGGCTTCTACTTCTACGGCGGCTTCGACGAGCCCGCGAGCTTTCGCGTCAAAGCCTGGTGGGTACAGGCCGAGTGTATGACCAGCGCCCTGCGAACCTACGAGTGTACCGGTGACGACCGATATCTCGACGTCTTCGCCGACACGTGGGACTTCCTCGACGAGCATCAGATCGACCGCGAACACGGCGAGTGGCACTCCGGCGTCGACGACGACCTCGAGCCGGTCGGGCGCAAGGGCGCGGTCTACAAGGCAGCCTACCACAACGGTCGGGCACTGCTCGAGTGTATCGCGGCCCTCAAACGCTTGTAA